A stretch of Desulfobacter hydrogenophilus DNA encodes these proteins:
- a CDS encoding radical SAM protein encodes MDLSNHPCFNAKMKGIYGRVHLPVAPRCNIQCNYCDRKYDCVNESRPGVTSAVLKPSQAMIYLDYVLEKVKNISVVGIAGPGDPFANPDETMETLQLVKKQYPEMILCLATNGLGIGPYIDDLAEMNVKHVTVTLNAVESDIGSQLYSFVRHGKRTLGPRPGFEVLLEKQLEAITRLKEKNITTKVNTVIIPGINDGHIEAIAEKMAELKVDVLNCIPFYPNKGSNFGHLKEPSKSLIKDIRKKAAKHIPQMYHCTRCRADAVGILGEDNSREITEKLQECSQMPEIYGDERPYVAVASLDGRLVNEHLGKAEELLIYGQEYNGEIYLVEARKTPKPGGGAQRWEDLSDMLSDCRALMVTGLGDSPRRILGQKKIDILELDGTIAEAAEAVFEGHSMDFMVQRDVQACNEKSPMAGMGCGF; translated from the coding sequence ATGGATCTATCCAACCACCCATGTTTTAATGCCAAGATGAAAGGTATCTACGGACGAGTTCACCTTCCGGTTGCACCACGCTGTAATATCCAATGCAATTACTGTGACCGAAAATACGACTGTGTCAATGAAAGTCGGCCCGGGGTGACCAGTGCGGTCCTGAAACCGAGCCAGGCGATGATCTATCTCGATTATGTGCTTGAAAAAGTAAAGAATATTTCCGTTGTTGGGATCGCAGGACCAGGCGACCCGTTTGCCAATCCCGATGAAACCATGGAAACGCTTCAGTTGGTAAAAAAGCAATACCCTGAGATGATTCTTTGCTTGGCCACCAACGGTTTAGGTATCGGCCCGTATATTGATGACCTGGCCGAGATGAATGTCAAACATGTCACTGTCACTTTAAATGCAGTTGAGTCTGATATTGGATCACAACTGTACTCCTTTGTTCGTCATGGTAAGAGAACTTTAGGCCCCAGACCTGGCTTCGAGGTTTTGCTGGAAAAACAACTCGAGGCGATCACCCGCCTTAAAGAAAAAAACATCACTACCAAAGTCAACACCGTCATTATACCGGGAATCAATGACGGCCATATTGAAGCGATCGCTGAAAAGATGGCTGAACTGAAGGTGGACGTCCTCAACTGCATCCCTTTTTACCCTAATAAGGGGTCTAATTTTGGCCATTTGAAAGAACCGTCTAAATCACTAATAAAAGATATTCGAAAAAAGGCGGCAAAACATATTCCCCAGATGTATCATTGCACACGTTGCCGCGCCGATGCCGTGGGCATTCTGGGTGAAGACAATAGCCGGGAAATCACCGAAAAACTGCAGGAATGCTCCCAGATGCCCGAAATTTACGGCGATGAGCGACCTTATGTGGCGGTTGCCAGCCTTGATGGCCGACTGGTCAATGAACACCTTGGAAAAGCAGAAGAATTATTAATCTATGGACAAGAATATAATGGTGAAATTTATCTTGTCGAAGCCCGAAAGACACCCAAGCCTGGCGGTGGTGCACAGCGTTGGGAAGACTTAAGCGACATGCTCAGTGATTGCAGGGCATTGATGGTCACCGGGCTCGGTGACAGCCCGCGTCGAATCCTCGGCCAAAAGAAAATCGATATTTTAGAATTGGACGGAACAATCGCAGAGGCTGCCGAAGCCGTTTTCGAGGGGCACAGTATGGACTTCATGGTCCAACGGGATGTCCAGGCATGCAACGAAAAAAGTCCCATGGCCGGGATGGGGTGTGGATTTTGA
- a CDS encoding TOBE domain-containing protein — MALSARNLIKGTVKEVKKGQVMAEATIEIAPGVEIASAITTNSVEKLGIAAGKEVTVVIKATSVMIDA, encoded by the coding sequence ATGGCGTTAAGCGCAAGAAATCTTATTAAGGGAACTGTCAAGGAAGTTAAAAAAGGCCAGGTAATGGCTGAGGCCACCATTGAAATCGCACCAGGCGTAGAGATTGCGTCTGCCATTACAACCAACTCAGTGGAAAAATTAGGAATTGCAGCAGGAAAAGAAGTGACTGTTGTAATTAAAGCAACCAGCGTTATGATAGATGCCTGA
- a CDS encoding TonB-dependent receptor, translated as MKIKNLDFSLTVNNIFDKEYISIINTTDYKTLGSTYQTGAPFTVYASVSVTF; from the coding sequence ATGAAAATCAAAAATCTTGATTTTTCTTTGACGGTCAATAATATTTTTGACAAGGAATATATCAGTATAATCAACACCACTGACTACAAAACACTTGGTTCCACCTATCAAACCGGCGCGCCTTTCACGGTTTATGCGTCTGTTTCTGTTACTTTCTAA
- a CDS encoding phosphatase PAP2 family protein, whose translation MKNYIISRYSAAGPCIGTACCSPINRSGRFPKCTQIHSSMGLWMTVLPLFIIVSAIVCEYSGLDIWWESFFFNESTHSWPFRDHWLFEQVLHEGGRLFNIFAAGLWLLGFITTLLHKPFRKYRKPMLYFLVAAAAGPIIVGALKQATHIYTPWDILPFYGSLPYIRLFDLVPNGLPIGQAFPAGHASGGYTFFSLYFLMHQLGASDKKLGLAAGLFLGGAYGLGQQVRGAHFPSHDLFSMVICWYAAFYVYYLFYPKQWRGLFNGSQHF comes from the coding sequence GTGAAGAATTATATTATCAGCCGATATTCAGCAGCAGGTCCCTGTATCGGGACAGCTTGCTGTTCCCCCATAAATCGAAGTGGTCGTTTTCCGAAATGCACCCAGATTCATTCATCCATGGGGCTGTGGATGACGGTTCTTCCACTGTTTATTATTGTTTCGGCCATCGTTTGTGAATACAGCGGGCTGGATATTTGGTGGGAATCATTTTTTTTTAATGAATCAACCCATTCCTGGCCCTTCCGGGATCACTGGCTGTTTGAACAGGTGCTTCACGAAGGTGGACGGCTCTTCAATATCTTTGCCGCAGGGTTGTGGCTTCTGGGCTTTATTACCACTCTTTTGCATAAGCCTTTTAGAAAATATCGGAAGCCCATGCTCTATTTCCTCGTTGCCGCTGCTGCAGGGCCGATCATTGTCGGTGCCCTCAAGCAAGCAACCCATATTTATACCCCATGGGATATCCTTCCATTTTACGGATCGCTTCCCTATATCCGTCTGTTTGATCTTGTGCCCAATGGCCTTCCCATAGGACAGGCCTTCCCGGCAGGGCATGCCTCTGGTGGATATACCTTTTTCAGCCTTTATTTTTTGATGCACCAGTTAGGGGCTTCCGATAAGAAATTGGGTCTTGCTGCCGGATTGTTCCTGGGCGGGGCATACGGATTGGGGCAGCAGGTTCGAGGCGCTCACTTTCCCAGCCACGATCTGTTTTCCATGGTCATCTGCTGGTATGCCGCATTTTATGTTTATTATTTGTTTTATCCCAAACAATGGAGAGGATTATTCAATGGCTCTCAACATTTTTAA
- a CDS encoding LTA synthase family protein: MLIRAWPFIDDFSSAWFYIFGQGVIYDIAFTSYFYIPFVLFFLVLPNKWLSSKIFRYLTQAGLFLVLYGVGFCMVAEWYFWSEFGVRFNFISVDYLVYRREVADNILQSYPVFYILPLLFVLTAILFFFIRPVVLTPLLLKEPFKKRAGIAGLLLMLPLLSFFMLNQSQRQLSDNNYVNELASNGPYQLFAAFRNNQLDYRQFYATGNDHDLSIRLKSLVQDNSTPNDKAYNIDRYIEAQGHPQKLNVILITVESLSAEYLTRFGQNNNITPFMDNWFKQGLLFTNFYATGTRTTRGLEAITLSIPPTPGRSIVKRPDNRRMYSLGKVFKHLGYDTAFLYGGRGFFDNMNTFFSGNGYRIVDQPRLNTSEITFKNAWGVCDEDLYNRTIREANRSYKAQKPFFFHIMTTSNHQPFTFPEGKIDLAPGEGKGGSGRFGGVKYTDYALSQLMKQAKNQPWFKDTVFVVVADHCAGSAGKVGLPVKKYHIPMFVYSPKYIRARQVDTLSSQIDLAPTLLALLNISYESFFFGKDILSSDFKDRALIANYQKLGLLNKEELLFLSPGKRINRMGLDQENPVLEKVSKEYPGIKDLMAYYQGADYVFIHRLNRWGRPLKRVAQIKVSSLDQNTKEKTEIERAKGVLGYYILFSGKI, encoded by the coding sequence TTGCTGATCAGGGCCTGGCCTTTCATTGATGACTTTTCATCTGCCTGGTTTTATATTTTTGGCCAAGGAGTGATATATGACATTGCTTTTACCAGTTATTTTTATATTCCTTTTGTCCTTTTTTTTCTTGTCCTGCCCAATAAATGGCTGAGCAGCAAAATATTCAGGTACCTGACCCAGGCCGGATTATTTCTGGTTCTTTATGGTGTTGGATTTTGCATGGTTGCCGAGTGGTACTTCTGGAGCGAATTTGGCGTGCGGTTCAATTTTATTTCAGTAGATTACCTGGTCTACAGAAGAGAGGTTGCCGACAATATTTTACAATCCTATCCGGTCTTTTATATCCTGCCGCTTCTTTTCGTTCTTACAGCCATTCTATTTTTTTTCATCCGTCCTGTAGTTTTAACGCCCCTTCTCTTAAAGGAGCCTTTTAAAAAACGGGCGGGGATTGCAGGATTGCTGTTGATGCTCCCGCTGTTATCCTTTTTCATGCTTAATCAGTCCCAGCGGCAGCTTTCCGACAACAACTACGTGAACGAACTGGCGTCCAACGGTCCTTATCAGCTCTTTGCCGCCTTCCGGAACAACCAGCTGGATTACCGGCAGTTCTATGCGACAGGGAACGACCATGACCTTTCGATCCGTTTAAAAAGCCTGGTTCAGGACAACAGCACACCCAATGACAAAGCCTATAATATTGACAGGTATATTGAGGCCCAGGGGCATCCCCAAAAGCTGAACGTCATACTGATTACCGTAGAGAGCCTGAGCGCTGAATATTTGACCCGGTTCGGTCAGAACAACAATATCACGCCGTTCATGGACAACTGGTTCAAGCAGGGACTGCTCTTTACCAATTTTTATGCCACAGGGACCAGGACCACCAGGGGGCTTGAGGCGATTACCCTGTCCATTCCCCCCACCCCGGGAAGGTCCATTGTCAAGCGTCCGGACAACAGACGAATGTACAGCCTGGGTAAAGTGTTCAAACACTTGGGTTACGATACGGCCTTCTTGTACGGCGGCCGGGGTTTTTTCGACAACATGAACACCTTTTTTTCAGGGAACGGGTATAGAATTGTAGACCAGCCCCGTTTGAACACCAGCGAGATCACATTTAAGAACGCTTGGGGCGTATGTGACGAAGACCTGTACAACCGGACGATCCGTGAAGCCAACAGATCATACAAAGCCCAAAAACCTTTTTTCTTTCACATCATGACAACCAGTAATCACCAGCCTTTTACCTTTCCTGAGGGCAAGATTGATTTGGCTCCTGGAGAAGGCAAGGGGGGGAGCGGCCGGTTCGGCGGGGTGAAATATACCGATTATGCCCTGTCACAGTTGATGAAACAGGCAAAGAATCAGCCTTGGTTTAAGGATACAGTGTTTGTCGTGGTGGCGGATCATTGCGCCGGCAGCGCCGGAAAAGTCGGTCTTCCGGTTAAAAAATACCATATCCCGATGTTTGTCTATTCGCCAAAATATATCCGGGCCAGACAGGTAGATACGCTATCCAGTCAGATCGATCTGGCCCCCACCCTGCTGGCGTTGTTGAACATCTCCTATGAGAGTTTCTTTTTCGGGAAGGATATACTCTCTTCCGACTTTAAAGACCGCGCCCTGATCGCCAACTACCAGAAACTGGGGTTGCTAAACAAAGAAGAACTGCTTTTTTTGTCTCCGGGAAAGCGAATCAATCGGATGGGCCTGGATCAAGAAAATCCCGTTCTTGAAAAAGTATCAAAAGAGTATCCCGGAATCAAAGATCTTATGGCATATTATCAGGGTGCGGATTATGTGTTTATCCACCGGTTGAATCGATGGGGACGGCCTTTGAAACGGGTAGCACAAATTAAAGTATCTTCTTTGGATCAAAACACTAAAGAAAAGACAGAGATAGAGAGGGCTAAAGGTGTTTTGGGCTATTATATTTTATTCTCTGGTAAAATTTAA
- a CDS encoding metal-dependent transcriptional regulator has product MTKSLDLSESLEDYLETILELQTTNTVARSKDIAERLDIKRGSVTGMLKKLAAQELINYEPYGYVTLTAKGEKIAKEIEKRHIMLKDFLIRFIGVEEQKADETACRMEHAMDTSTFKKFQAFIQTMDDCPHREGN; this is encoded by the coding sequence ATGACAAAATCACTTGACCTGTCCGAAAGCCTGGAAGACTATCTTGAAACCATACTTGAACTTCAGACAACCAATACGGTTGCCCGGTCAAAAGATATTGCCGAACGGCTCGACATCAAGCGCGGATCCGTCACCGGGATGCTCAAAAAACTGGCAGCCCAGGAACTGATTAATTACGAACCCTACGGCTATGTGACCCTGACAGCCAAAGGTGAAAAGATAGCAAAAGAAATTGAAAAGCGCCATATTATGTTAAAAGATTTTCTAATCCGTTTTATCGGCGTGGAGGAACAAAAGGCTGACGAAACCGCGTGCCGCATGGAACATGCCATGGACACATCCACCTTTAAAAAATTCCAGGCCTTTATTCAAACCATGGACGACTGCCCCCACCGGGAAGGCAATTAG
- a CDS encoding adenosine kinase, giving the protein MPSNTITGIGSALVDVLINETDEFLQKLSKEKGGMTYVTADEHQFIISASSQIPVIVPGGAACNTILGVGKLGGAARFIGARGKDEYGDIFENEVRGCRVEPMLTSFDTPTGKVLSIVTPDAQRSMFTDLGASSLLDPAGVTSQVFSDTAIALVEGYLLFNRDLMMAAVKAAKAAGALVALDLASFEVVNASKDILQDLVKEYVDILIANEDEAKAYTGESDENAAIEKLSAHVTYAVLKVGSRGSYIFHDNAVTRIAPVKGNAPVDTTGAGDLWAAGFLYGIANGLSIEKSGALGSMCGYEVCQVMGAQIPGPVWEKIRATI; this is encoded by the coding sequence ATGCCTTCCAATACAATCACCGGAATCGGCTCTGCTTTAGTGGATGTTCTTATCAACGAGACCGATGAATTCCTACAAAAACTCAGCAAAGAAAAAGGCGGAATGACCTATGTAACGGCCGATGAACACCAGTTCATCATATCTGCATCGTCCCAGATACCGGTGATTGTACCCGGAGGGGCTGCCTGTAACACCATCCTAGGTGTGGGCAAACTTGGCGGCGCAGCCAGATTCATCGGGGCCCGGGGCAAAGATGAATACGGGGATATTTTTGAAAACGAGGTCCGGGGGTGCCGGGTTGAACCAATGCTTACTTCCTTTGATACCCCCACCGGCAAGGTATTATCCATTGTAACGCCGGATGCCCAGCGCTCCATGTTCACGGATCTTGGTGCCTCAAGCCTGCTGGATCCTGCCGGCGTTACCAGTCAGGTGTTTTCAGACACGGCCATTGCCCTCGTGGAAGGCTATCTGCTGTTTAACCGCGACCTGATGATGGCGGCGGTCAAAGCCGCCAAAGCCGCCGGCGCTTTGGTAGCCCTGGATCTGGCAAGTTTTGAGGTGGTCAATGCCTCCAAAGATATTCTGCAGGATTTGGTCAAGGAATATGTGGATATCCTCATTGCCAACGAGGACGAAGCAAAGGCCTATACCGGGGAATCAGATGAAAATGCCGCCATTGAAAAGCTGTCTGCCCATGTTACCTATGCAGTTTTAAAAGTGGGAAGCCGGGGCAGCTATATCTTCCATGACAATGCAGTCACCCGCATTGCACCGGTAAAAGGCAATGCCCCGGTGGACACCACGGGTGCAGGAGATCTGTGGGCCGCCGGCTTTTTATACGGCATTGCCAACGGCCTTTCCATTGAAAAAAGCGGCGCGTTAGGGTCGATGTGCGGATACGAGGTGTGCCAGGTCATGGGCGCCCAGATCCCGGGTCCGGTGTGGGAAAAAATCAGAGCAACGATATAA
- the ahcY gene encoding adenosylhomocysteinase, with protein MSQKEDNECIKLDLSLPYKVKDIGLAEDGHKDMQLSEKEMPGLMAIREKYGTEKPLKGLKIMGSLHMTIQTAMLIDTLYELGADLRWATCNIFSTQDHAAAAIADKGTAAVFAWKGETLDEFWWCTEQALTWPDGSGPDLIVDDGGDATLFVHQGVEAEADPSIFDNEVNSLDERCLMDRLQVSYNQDKQRWTNIAKKIRGVSEETTTGVHRLYHLASAGKLLFPAINVNDSVTKSKFDNLYGCRESLADGIKRATDVMLAGKTVVVAGYGDVGKGCADSMKGYGAIVLITEIDPICALQAAMEGYEVVTMDEAVTRGDIFVTATGNYHVITGEHIAQMKDESIICNIGHFDSEIEMSFLDNHPNAEKITIKPQVDKWMLPSGRSVIVLAEGRLVNLGCATGHPSFVMSNSFSNQTLAQIKLAHEDLEKKVYTLPKELDEEVARLHLKNLSVNLTKLTQEQADYIGVPVNGPFKPDHYRY; from the coding sequence ATGAGTCAAAAGGAAGATAATGAATGTATAAAATTAGACCTGTCTTTGCCCTATAAGGTCAAGGATATCGGTCTGGCTGAAGACGGACATAAAGACATGCAGCTGTCTGAAAAGGAAATGCCCGGACTGATGGCGATTCGGGAGAAATACGGCACTGAAAAACCGCTTAAGGGTTTAAAGATCATGGGTAGCCTGCACATGACCATTCAGACAGCGATGCTCATTGATACGCTCTATGAGCTGGGCGCTGATCTGCGCTGGGCTACGTGCAATATTTTTTCCACCCAGGATCATGCGGCTGCCGCTATTGCAGATAAGGGCACGGCTGCCGTCTTTGCATGGAAGGGCGAAACCCTTGACGAATTTTGGTGGTGTACAGAACAGGCGCTTACTTGGCCGGATGGCTCTGGTCCTGACCTGATTGTGGACGACGGTGGTGATGCTACTTTGTTTGTTCACCAAGGGGTTGAGGCTGAGGCTGATCCGTCTATTTTTGACAATGAGGTTAACAGCCTGGACGAGCGTTGCCTCATGGATCGTCTGCAGGTAAGTTATAATCAGGATAAACAGCGCTGGACAAATATTGCCAAAAAGATCCGCGGCGTATCCGAGGAAACCACCACCGGTGTTCATCGGTTGTATCACCTTGCTTCTGCTGGTAAACTGCTGTTCCCGGCTATCAATGTCAATGATTCAGTGACCAAATCCAAATTTGATAACCTTTATGGCTGCCGGGAATCACTGGCCGACGGTATCAAACGGGCTACAGACGTGATGCTTGCAGGCAAAACAGTAGTCGTGGCCGGATACGGTGATGTGGGTAAGGGGTGTGCCGATTCCATGAAAGGTTACGGCGCCATCGTACTGATCACCGAGATTGATCCCATTTGTGCACTTCAAGCCGCCATGGAGGGCTACGAGGTGGTCACCATGGACGAAGCGGTAACCCGGGGCGATATTTTTGTGACTGCCACGGGTAATTACCATGTCATCACAGGTGAGCATATTGCACAGATGAAAGATGAGTCCATTATCTGCAACATTGGCCATTTTGACAGCGAGATCGAAATGAGCTTTCTGGATAACCATCCCAACGCCGAAAAGATTACGATCAAGCCCCAGGTGGACAAGTGGATGCTGCCTTCGGGTCGCTCTGTCATTGTTCTGGCCGAAGGGCGTCTGGTCAATCTTGGCTGTGCCACGGGGCATCCCAGTTTTGTTATGAGCAACAGTTTTTCAAACCAGACCCTGGCCCAGATCAAACTGGCCCATGAAGATCTAGAGAAAAAAGTATATACCCTGCCCAAGGAACTGGATGAGGAAGTGGCAAGACTGCACTTGAAAAATCTGTCCGTTAACTTGACGAAACTGACCCAGGAACAGGCCGATTATATTGGTGTGCCTGTTAATGGGCCGTTCAAACCGGATCATTACCGATACTAG
- the lon gene encoding endopeptidase La — MSDDSKPITPEIVTEDEEKKENKNELITQSTKPKFLYLVPITGRPHLPAQVQPLFVSKKRWEETLAKSSKENQGLLGLTYFSEVKGKYVYKEDFPKIGCVVRMLNVQEVEGNLQFIAQGLERFKIKKFLSDKPPFVAEVEYFPESKEDEDKVKAYAISIISNIRQLLSLNPLYSEELKQYLNRFSPDQPSPLTDFAAGITTASGDDLQDILETESLLDRMKKVMMLLQKEIEIAKLQTKIQKDINTKVDDNKRKFFLREQLKAIQKELGIQKDDKTSDVDKFKERFAELEPPEHVVKRFDEEIEKLSVLETGSSEYGVTRNYLDWITSFPWGVYSEDNIDIARAEKVLDRDHAGLSDVKERIIEFFAAGVYKKDISGSIILFVGPPGVGKTSIGKSIAEALGRKFYRFSLGGMRDEAEIKGHRRTYVGALPGKMVQALKDTAVANPVIMLDEVDKIGASYQGDPASALLEVLDPEQNSAFLDHYLDLRIDLSKVLFICTANTLDTIPPPLLDRMDRINLSGYITSEKMEIARKHLWPKLLKRNKLNASIITITDPTIRHLIEGYAREAGVRNLEKSLNKIIRKSIVKILKEKKEKIQININSLEDLLGPPIFTPEKQMTGVGIVTGLAWTAMGGATLSIEAVKVHEKDSGFKLTGKLGDVMQESASIALSHVRSSSTLYGIGADYFDEAFIHIHVPEGATPKDGPSAGITIATAIVSLASGRQIKRLLAMTGELTLTGEVLPVGGIKEKIIAARRVGIKEIILPDGCSSEFKKLPEHIKEGIEFHFVKKYKEVYNIVFG; from the coding sequence ATGAGCGATGATTCCAAACCCATTACGCCAGAGATTGTAACAGAAGATGAAGAGAAAAAGGAAAACAAAAACGAGTTGATTACCCAGAGTACCAAGCCTAAGTTTTTGTATCTTGTTCCCATAACCGGACGTCCCCACCTGCCGGCACAGGTCCAGCCTTTATTTGTCAGTAAGAAGCGCTGGGAAGAAACCTTGGCCAAGTCAAGCAAAGAGAACCAGGGGCTTTTAGGACTGACCTATTTCAGTGAAGTCAAGGGAAAATATGTATATAAAGAAGATTTTCCTAAGATCGGATGCGTTGTACGCATGCTCAACGTCCAGGAAGTAGAAGGTAATCTGCAGTTCATTGCCCAGGGCCTGGAACGGTTTAAAATTAAAAAGTTTCTGTCTGATAAGCCGCCCTTTGTGGCTGAAGTGGAATATTTTCCTGAATCCAAGGAAGATGAGGACAAGGTCAAGGCCTATGCCATTTCCATTATTTCAAATATCAGACAGCTTTTATCCTTGAATCCTTTGTATTCGGAAGAACTCAAACAATACCTGAATCGTTTTTCGCCGGACCAGCCGTCTCCTCTGACCGATTTTGCGGCAGGCATTACAACGGCTTCCGGGGATGATCTACAGGACATTCTTGAAACCGAATCCCTTCTGGATCGGATGAAAAAGGTGATGATGCTTCTGCAAAAGGAGATTGAGATCGCCAAGTTGCAGACAAAAATCCAGAAGGATATCAACACCAAGGTAGATGACAATAAACGCAAATTTTTTCTCAGAGAACAGCTTAAAGCCATCCAGAAAGAGCTTGGCATCCAAAAAGACGATAAAACGTCTGATGTGGATAAGTTCAAGGAACGGTTTGCAGAGCTTGAACCGCCGGAACATGTGGTTAAACGCTTTGACGAGGAAATTGAAAAACTGTCCGTGCTGGAAACCGGGTCTTCGGAGTACGGGGTAACCCGTAACTATCTGGACTGGATCACATCTTTTCCCTGGGGGGTATATTCCGAAGACAATATTGATATCGCGCGGGCCGAAAAAGTACTTGACCGGGATCATGCCGGGCTCTCCGATGTCAAGGAGCGGATCATCGAGTTCTTTGCCGCAGGTGTATATAAAAAGGATATTTCAGGATCTATCATTTTGTTTGTGGGACCGCCCGGTGTGGGAAAAACCTCCATTGGTAAGTCCATTGCCGAAGCCCTGGGTCGAAAGTTTTATCGGTTTTCCCTGGGGGGTATGCGCGACGAGGCCGAGATCAAAGGGCATCGACGCACTTATGTGGGGGCTTTACCCGGCAAAATGGTCCAGGCGTTGAAAGACACGGCCGTGGCCAACCCTGTGATCATGCTTGATGAGGTTGATAAGATAGGTGCCTCCTACCAGGGAGATCCTGCTTCGGCATTGCTGGAAGTGCTGGATCCCGAGCAGAATTCAGCATTTTTGGATCATTATCTGGATCTTCGCATTGATCTGTCCAAGGTGCTGTTCATCTGCACGGCCAATACCCTGGACACCATTCCACCCCCCTTGCTGGACCGTATGGACCGTATTAATTTAAGCGGGTATATCACCTCCGAGAAGATGGAGATCGCAAGAAAGCATTTATGGCCCAAGCTTTTGAAGCGGAATAAGCTCAATGCTTCCATCATCACCATCACCGATCCCACCATCCGGCATCTCATTGAGGGCTATGCCCGGGAAGCCGGGGTTCGTAACCTTGAAAAGTCTTTGAACAAGATCATCCGCAAAAGCATTGTCAAGATTTTAAAGGAGAAAAAAGAAAAGATTCAGATCAACATCAATTCTCTGGAAGATCTGCTGGGACCGCCTATCTTCACCCCGGAAAAGCAGATGACGGGGGTAGGTATTGTGACAGGTCTTGCCTGGACCGCCATGGGCGGTGCCACGTTGTCCATTGAGGCGGTGAAGGTGCATGAAAAAGATTCCGGGTTCAAATTGACCGGAAAGCTTGGTGACGTGATGCAGGAATCGGCCTCCATCGCACTTTCCCATGTGCGCTCGTCATCAACGCTTTACGGTATCGGTGCTGACTATTTTGATGAGGCCTTTATCCATATCCATGTGCCCGAAGGGGCCACACCCAAGGACGGCCCGAGTGCCGGCATCACCATTGCCACAGCCATTGTGTCCCTGGCATCGGGTCGCCAGATTAAAAGACTTTTGGCCATGACCGGCGAGCTTACACTTACAGGAGAGGTTCTTCCCGTGGGTGGAATCAAGGAAAAAATCATTGCCGCCCGACGGGTGGGCATCAAAGAGATCATCCTGCCCGATGGGTGCAGCAGTGAGTTTAAGAAACTGCCCGAACATATTAAAGAGGGCATTGAGTTTCATTTTGTCAAAAAATATAAAGAGGTCTATAATATCGTTTTTGGATAG
- the metK gene encoding methionine adenosyltransferase: MSEDKTFLFTSESVTEGHPDKVADAISDSILDAIMAEDKKCRVACETLVTTGLAMVAGEITTDCYVDIPEVVRSTIRDIGYNSSNMGFDWKTCSVVTSIDQQSGDIAQGVNEGDGLYKEQGAGDQGLMFGYATNETEELMPMPIVYAHNLTKRLAQVRKNGALDFLRPDGKSQVSIEYVNGVPKRVDTVVVSTQHSPDVSYEDLKAAIVKDVIRKVIPGEMMDGDTRFFINPTGRFVVGGPMGDCGVTGRKIIVDTYGGQGSHGGGCFSGKDPSKVDRSASYMGRYVAKNLVAAGLADKCEVQIAYAIGVAEPVSMMVDFMGTGKIPESKACDIVKEVFNLRPAGIIAELDLLRPIYRKTAAYGHFGRKDPDFYWERTIKADQIRSLAGL, from the coding sequence ATGTCAGAAGACAAAACTTTTCTGTTTACATCTGAATCTGTGACCGAAGGCCATCCTGACAAGGTGGCAGATGCCATCTCAGACAGCATTCTCGATGCCATCATGGCCGAAGATAAAAAATGTCGCGTGGCCTGTGAGACACTTGTTACTACTGGTCTTGCCATGGTGGCCGGCGAAATTACAACCGACTGCTATGTGGATATTCCCGAAGTGGTCAGAAGCACCATTAGAGATATTGGTTACAACTCCTCCAACATGGGGTTTGACTGGAAAACTTGTTCTGTGGTCACCAGTATTGATCAGCAAAGCGGCGACATTGCCCAGGGGGTAAATGAAGGCGACGGGCTTTACAAGGAGCAAGGTGCCGGCGATCAGGGTCTGATGTTCGGTTATGCCACCAATGAGACCGAAGAATTGATGCCTATGCCTATCGTCTATGCCCATAATCTGACCAAGCGGTTGGCTCAGGTTCGGAAGAACGGAGCCCTTGATTTTCTGCGTCCTGATGGAAAATCACAGGTCAGTATCGAATATGTGAACGGCGTGCCCAAACGGGTTGACACAGTGGTTGTCTCCACCCAGCACTCACCGGATGTCTCCTATGAGGATCTTAAGGCTGCTATAGTCAAGGATGTTATTAGAAAAGTGATTCCTGGCGAGATGATGGACGGTGACACCCGTTTTTTTATCAACCCCACCGGCCGTTTTGTTGTGGGCGGACCCATGGGCGACTGTGGTGTGACCGGTCGTAAAATCATCGTGGACACATATGGCGGCCAGGGCAGCCATGGCGGCGGCTGTTTTTCCGGAAAAGATCCTTCCAAGGTTGACCGTTCTGCTTCTTATATGGGCCGGTATGTGGCGAAAAACCTTGTGGCAGCAGGACTTGCCGATAAATGCGAAGTGCAGATCGCCTATGCCATTGGCGTGGCCGAACCTGTATCCATGATGGTGGATTTCATGGGAACCGGAAAGATTCCAGAATCAAAGGCGTGTGACATTGTCAAAGAGGTGTTTAACCTGCGGCCGGCAGGCATTATCGCCGAGCTGGATTTGCTGCGTCCCATCTATAGAAAAACAGCTGCCTATGGGCACTTTGGACGCAAGGACCCTGATTTCTATTGGGAAAGAACCATTAAGGCCGACCAGATCAGGTCCCTTGCAGGGTTATAA